The following is a genomic window from Neodiprion virginianus isolate iyNeoVirg1 chromosome 1, iyNeoVirg1.1, whole genome shotgun sequence.
TAGGTGATGATTGTGTTCGTTCAAGGTACAGTGTAGAGATACACAGTCTGATTGAAACAGAAGGTCCTAAGTACAAAAACGAAGATATATTTAACACATggatattaataatttatggTGAAGTGAAAGTATCGAATATCATAACATTCATTGTTGAAACAATCTAGTAGATACAAGATGACAATACAAGCAAGCTGCTGGCTAAATTACCTGCTTCGAATAATATAATGATTATACGTCAGTTGATAAATTTACCTGTAATGTATAAACCCTGGTCAGACCCAGAGATTTTTCAATGCCATCAGGAAGGTATGGGTCATAGAAAATGACATTGAAACCAAAGGCTTTGGCACGTAGAGCAACTGCCGAACCAATCCTACCAAGCCCCACGATACCGAGTGTATCACCACGTATCCTTGCGCATCCTTGCGCTGCCTCTCTCACCTAAATTATTACCAGCCACAAACATTtattattcaagtttttgatATCAAACATTACATTTTTGTATGTCATAAGGGAGGAAGTTAATTGAAATGGTAAAGAGAACCTTATCGAAAACTATCCTTCaaataaagtttatttataaacattcAAATTAATTCCCAATTATAAACTAATGGTAAAAGAAATGtggaacattttcaaaaacattatTTCTTTCTCGATAATCTAATTCGTCATCAATATCGATTGATTTTAGCATCTGAAGGCGCATAAGCTGTGATTAGTGGAAATGGAGTACCATAAAAAGGGCTTTTGCATATTGATGTTGCAAATCTAGATTaactattttgaaatttatttccattttcaagcatgatttaattaaattttagaGTGTGTAAAACATGACTTGTCGTATTTAGATTGACCCAATGTATCAGGAATTATCGGAAGATACAGgtaacaaaaagaaaaatatttcaacaaactTTTGTGATACAATTCTAATTTCGTCACAATAATCACCTGTTCAGGCCCTGTGAATTTCTTGCCTTCACGAACCATGTTTGCAAGCCAATAGGTACGTCGGTAAAGATTTAGAATCAGACATAAAGTAGTATCTGCAACCTCTTCAACCCCGTATCCAGGTACATTGCAGACAGCAATTCCAAGTTCGCCAGCTGCTTTAACGTCGATATTGTCCACTCCGGATCCAATCCTCACAATGATACGCagagttttaaatttttcgagGTCCTCCTTTGTCAGTATGATAGTGTGCCACATCAGCGCACCCACCGCTTCGTTTAATAcctagaaataaaaatattatagtgAACAAAAACATTCgattataatttgaaattgatatgattacttcaaatttcgtattttcatttttgtacaGAATTTCCAAGTCGGGTAGATAAGTACAACTAAACTTGCTCTCGTGCCTTCAATCGTGTTCAGTGTATAGCAGATTACCAAAGTTAACGCAACGTTAGCACAAGATCGGCAGCTGTACATCACAAGGAAAGagaagttgatttttttttttgcagtttaTGGAGTACTGgctaatttataataaaaatgcttAGTTCACTCGAGATGcactagaaaatttttaatgccAAAGAAACGTAATACGTACATTAGATGTTTGAACACTGCTATGTAATATAACACTCCTTGCAAATTCAGAGTTTTCTATAGTCTAATTGAGTTCAGTTTTTTAACGAGTAATTGAATCTCTTCTATTAATTCAATCAGTTATTTGTCTAACATAATGGAGGCAGCCAGGTTCGCActgatatatttattattctagGATGAAAGTGATTCAAGGAAGCAGAGTGCCTGCAAACtctagataaaaaaattgccgaaTGAAACCTTTTTATTATGAAAAGActggaaaataaagaattgAGAAACTCCTTTCACAAAACAAAGATCCCTGACAATATTCTCACTATTCCAGAACATGGAAAATTCTCATTATTAGATTTTCCCTAAGCAATAGATACCCTCAacttatattaaaaaaaaaaaaaaatatgctatAACAAAGTGGTCACCActtcaatttgaaaaagtcTAACAAAAACAACGGAAATTTAAATCTATCCTTACCagtattacaataatattccACAATATttgatgacatttttttacctcGCCAAGTAAATTCAatcgaattcaatttttttgaaataacaacaatgacaacaacaacaataacaactaTCAGTCACATTATACTCTTTCGGGTATGTCCCCATAAGCCGATAGCTTGAGCGGGGTGAGAGAGAGATAtgattaataacaattattatgcGTCTGCAGCCGTCTCAAGATATTTAATGAAAACACCCGCTTTTGCACATGTGACAAGGACATCTCTAGAAAGCCTTGTCAACGTGTAGCTAGACCAAATTGGAACCTTAACTGGACGATTTGCACCTAAATGATATGACCCGTCTTATGATTTTCGCGAGTTACCGCTCAGATCCTCATTGATGCACTGGAGTTTCGTTATGAAGCACTCCTGTTCCATAATCTCGCACACTGTGTACGACGCTACTATGGTCGGTTGACCACAAGTATACAagatttatataaatatttttgtattcacGATTGAAGAATTCAAGATTTAATTAGgcagataaaaatattaaagtgcaatattttaacaaccataatatttttacatattttcattttcagaatttagtgacttttccaaattttccaaacctgtaactaattttttttactgcatTAATATAcgttatgtatttttttttaataaataaaacttaaTATATCACAAGAATGTTATCTCCTCTGATATTATTATCTTGATGCAAATCTAtggaataaaaacaaacttaATTTAACcttggaaaaataaacaaagcaTAATGTTTAGCTGAAAAAGTATAATTTCGACATCACATACAGCTCAGCATTACTCCAACTTACCTTTTCGTGAATCTCTGAAGTGGATTGAGCGTCGCAGAAGGCCACTGTTGCAACATCTTTGAGTATAGGCATTTCAATGGAACAGTCTCGCCCATCAAGAAGGGCCACGAGCGGTCGTGTCTGAATGGGTCCATTAGCAATTGGACCCCGCAGGTTCTCCATACGAGGGCGTTTGGGCATCATCTTCCGCTTGTCCATCGGTCAAACAGCCCCCcctattgttatttatttatttattttcgatttctctttctttatgTTTGCCAAACTCCTGTCACCAGGAGTTCCAGGATAACGGCCGTTTTTCTTGGATTTAAATTGAGGTTTAGTATTCAATTTGTAGCTGTTTAATGTTTCTTTAAACAAAAGTCTGTAACGATAGTCTttctcgttttgtttttggtCCTTTTCAATCGTTTTTGTCACACAAACTGTTTTTGCAAAGCTGACTTCCGGTCGGTTTTTGGACAGGGACCGCCGAACCTCCAACGCATCACGATTTTTTGCAGAACTACACCTGAAAAAATACAGAcaagaaaagaagaataaaatattgtattagAGCATATTCTCAGACTGCGTGTGGCAGCACGCACAAAACATTAATTAATTCGATATTCTATCATAAAGAAGttgtaaaattgagaaatgCAACCTAAAAATAGGTCAAACATTTGAAGAATGAACTAAACGTAAATTTAGCGATTAACGTACAATAGTGGATTgcatagattttttttaaaaataacgaaagattaAGGACTCGAAAACTTCGAatatcaatttgaaaattagcaCAGTACTCAGCAGAACGAACAGTATTTGCGTACAAATATCGCATATTTTACTTGATTAATATTCTAGTCTGTAGCGGAAAAGATGAATTCACTCGATAACGTGTGTCTTAATGATACCTTAGTAGTGATATTTAGCCAACTAAAACGTAACcgactgaaattttttttacacatactTATCCCGATTACTGCTTTTACCTTTTAGGTTACCTCGGCGCGCGCCGGGTTCCCACTAGCTGAATACACAAAACTATTGTCTTTCGAATGATCACAATAAAAGCACGAGGTTATCAAAGGATTATAATTAACGCATGTAAGTCGAGAGCGGATGAAAAACTTGGTAAAAGTATCGGAATTAGCGATGAAAGACACTGAACGCGACGAGAGTCAATGGCTGGGGCTGATGTATTATGAAAGGTTAGTACGATGGCGTTGGTCAGTGGGTGAACGTTTTCTTCCTCAACA
Proteins encoded in this region:
- the LOC124306678 gene encoding C-terminal-binding protein isoform X1, coding for MDKRKMMPKRPRMENLRGPIANGPIQTRPLVALLDGRDCSIEMPILKDVATVAFCDAQSTSEIHEKVLNEAVGALMWHTIILTKEDLEKFKTLRIIVRIGSGVDNIDVKAAGELGIAVCNVPGYGVEEVADTTLCLILNLYRRTYWLANMVREGKKFTGPEQVREAAQGCARIRGDTLGIVGLGRIGSAVALRAKAFGFNVIFYDPYLPDGIEKSLGLTRVYTLQDLLFQSDCVSLHCTLNEHNHHLINEFTIKQMRPGAFLVNTARGGLVDDDALAAALKQERIRAAALDVHENEPYNVFQGQSAQCPLKDAPNLLCTPHAAFYSDASCTELREMAASEIRRAIVGRIPDCLRNCVNKEYFLSSTGSYPEGINGGYYAGTLPVQQAHSTTPHDSAPPPPSGHSVVGGGGGGGGPNSSTGGGGGGGPTGPTGPSVGGGGAGGPASAPSAGGLPVLPHSIVSDPDPRPSPSAPSPR
- the LOC124306678 gene encoding C-terminal-binding protein isoform X4 translates to MDKRKMMPKRPRMENLRGPIANGPIQTRPLVALLDGRDCSIEMPILKDVATVAFCDAQSTSEIHEKVLNEAVGALMWHTIILTKEDLEKFKTLRIIVRIGSGVDNIDVKAAGELGIAVCNVPGYGVEEVADTTLCLILNLYRRTYWLANMVREGKKFTGPEQVREAAQGCARIRGDTLGIVGLGRIGSAVALRAKAFGFNVIFYDPYLPDGIEKSLGLTRVYTLQDLLFQSDCVSLHCTLNEHNHHLINEFTIKQMRPGAFLVNTARGGLVDDDALAAALKQERIRAAALDVHENEPYNVFQGQSAQCPLKDAPNLLCTPHAAFYSDASCTELREMAASEIRRAIVGRIPDCLRNCVNKEYFLSSTGSYPEGINGGYYAGTLPVQQAHSTTPHDSAPPPPSGHSVVGGGGGGGGPNSSTGGGGGGGPTGPTGPSVGGGGAGGPASAPSAD
- the LOC124306678 gene encoding C-terminal-binding protein isoform X5; this encodes MDKRKMMPKRPRMENLRGPIANGPIQTRPLVALLDGRDCSIEMPILKDVATVAFCDAQSTSEIHEKVLNEAVGALMWHTIILTKEDLEKFKTLRIIVRIGSGVDNIDVKAAGELGIAVCNVPGYGVEEVADTTLCLILNLYRRTYWLANMVREGKKFTGPEQVREAAQGCARIRGDTLGIVGLGRIGSAVALRAKAFGFNVIFYDPYLPDGIEKSLGLTRVYTLQDLLFQSDCVSLHCTLNEHNHHLINEFTIKQMRPGAFLVNTARGGLVDDDALAAALKQERIRAAALDVHENEPYNVFQGQSAQCPLKDAPNLLCTPHAAFYSDASCTELREMAASEIRRAIVGRIPDCLRNCVNKEYFLSSTGSKDVIYRSLD
- the LOC124306678 gene encoding C-terminal-binding protein isoform X3 — translated: MDKRKMMPKRPRMENLRGPIANGPIQTRPLVALLDGRDCSIEMPILKDVATVAFCDAQSTSEIHEKVLNEAVGALMWHTIILTKEDLEKFKTLRIIVRIGSGVDNIDVKAAGELGIAVCNVPGYGVEEVADTTLCLILNLYRRTYWLANMVREGKKFTGPEQVREAAQGCARIRGDTLGIVGLGRIGSAVALRAKAFGFNVIFYDPYLPDGIEKSLGLTRVYTLQDLLFQSDCVSLHCTLNEHNHHLINEFTIKQMRPGAFLVNTARGGLVDDDALAAALKQERIRAAALDVHENEPYNVFQGPLKDAPNLLCTPHAAFYSDASCTELREMAASEIRRAIVGRIPDCLRNCVNKEYFLSSTGSYPEGINGGYYAGTLPVQQAHSTTPHDSAPPPPSGHSVVGGGGGGGGPNSSTGGGGGGGPTGPTGPSVGGGGAGGPASAPSAGGLPVLPHSIVSDPDPRPSPSAPSPR
- the LOC124306678 gene encoding C-terminal-binding protein isoform X2: MDKRKMMPKRPRMENLRGPIANGPIQTRPLVALLDGRDCSIEMPILKDVATVAFCDAQSTSEIHEKVLNEAVGALMWHTIILTKEDLEKFKTLRIIVRIGSGVDNIDVKAAGELGIAVCNVPGYGVEEVADTTLCLILNLYRRTYWLANMVREGKKFTGPEQVREAAQGCARIRGDTLGIVGLGRIGSAVALRAKAFGFNVIFYDPYLPDGIEKSLGLTRVYTLQDLLFQSDCVSLHCTLNEHNHHLINEFTIKQMRPGAFLVNTARGGLVDDDALAAALKQERIRAAALDVHENEPYNVFQGQSAQCPLKDAPNLLCTPHAAFYSDASCTELREMAASEIRRAIVGRIPDCLRNCVNKEYFLSSTGYPEGINGGYYAGTLPVQQAHSTTPHDSAPPPPSGHSVVGGGGGGGGPNSSTGGGGGGGPTGPTGPSVGGGGAGGPASAPSAGGLPVLPHSIVSDPDPRPSPSAPSPR